ATGCCAAGGTGGAGATGGCCCTCTTCACAGATCACACCTACACAGAGGCGTTCCAAAGCTCACCGCTGATCCACCTCCGGGACAGGGTGTATGTGGAGATCAAGGTCGTGGAGCTGGAGGACGTCTTCCACTTGAGGGTGAATGAATGCTGGGCCACACAGTCCCCCAAACCcaaccagacagacagctcagttcACACCCTGCTGCGCAATGGGTGAGTGGACAATCAACATTTATCCCTGGGAACATGTACGCCTACTTCTGCTCTTGAAACATGGCATGAACAACTCATTTAGCATGCTGTGAGCAATTCAGTTGAGCTGAGGTCAATTTGGCATGTCCGACTAATTGTGGCAGAATAGTGTTAAATTTGATGAATGTCTTGGATTTACTCAACCCAAAACACTCCCCCTCACAGGTGTGTGAATGACGAAACTGTCACATTTCTCAATACGACAATGGGCGCCAATGGAGAGGCCTCAACCATCCGGTACAGCTTTGACATGTTCCGCTTTGTTGTGGAGCCTCATGACCTGTACCTGCACTGCGCAGTGCGCTTGTGCTCCCTGGACGATGACGAACCCTGCATTCCTGTAAGTTCACTGGCCTTTGGTGCAGCGGGCTAAGGCACTGCATAGCGGTGCTAGctgtgtcactacagatcctggttcgattccaggtttAGTCGCTGCgaacgggagacccatgaggcggcgcacaattggcccagtgttgtccgggttagggagggtttggctggccgggttgtccttgtcccatcgtgctctagcgactcctgtggcaggccaggcgcaatgcacactgacacggtcgccaggtgtacggtgtttccttcgacacgttggtgcggctgacttccgggttaagtaagcattgtcaagaagcagtgcggttcggcggagttgtgtttcggaggacgcacagcTCTCGCCCTTCGCATCTCCACAGTCTGTACGGGAGTCGCAGCAATGGGACTAGACTAACTACCACTTGGATACAATGAAATTGGGATGACAAAAGGGGTTAAAAATGCTCAAATATTATTTCTATTCATGAAGAAAATGCCTTTTCAGAAGTTGGCATGGCATACAAAATTGTCTTTTATTAATGCTTTACTGCTACAGGAGTGCAAATCTATAACCAAGAGGGCAGCAGTGCGTGGAGACCCAACTCATGGTCTACTGTCATATGGACCAATCAGGATTGACATACCAGACCGACCCCAATCTAGTAAGGATTTGTGTTTCGTTATCTAATTAAGATGAAAATATATTCTTGCCGGGCTCAAATATTGCCCTTGCTCACTCTACTTgcctgcatttaaaaaaaaaaacaattgtgaCGTAGACCAGAGGGCTATACTACAAAAGCTCAACATGGGTATATGTTTTTGGTTGAGTCATTCTTTCAGTTTTCAAAATGGTTATGTAAGACTAGGCACGTTAGCTGGCTAAATCATTGATCTTAcattgtagtatacccctctgggCTCATGTTGCAGCTAGAGGCAGGGTGGTGTGAGGTGTTTTCAACAGTCTTGACTTTGTTCCAGATCTGCTGCTGCTGATGATTCCTGTGGCTGGCATCTGGGTCCTGGGCCTCTTCCTCCTCGCCCTAATCACCATCGCTAAGGCAGGAAACCGACGACTGTCACAGCTAGCAAACCGCTGACATCCAACttgaataaaaataataatttctaTGACAATTGAGTCTCTCTCTGCAGAAATGTTGTGCCTTTGACATTTTATAAACATGACTTACCACAGAGCACTGAGCATTCAGCCCTGTAGTTCAATGTGGCTGTGGGTTACAAACAAGTTCAAACATGAGTTACTGGTTTAAATCATGACTGGTCTCATCAAACACCAACTCCTATTATAGTGTCACTCGATTTGATCAAATAGTGTAGTGATTCTTAGTTATCAGCAGATGGCAATAGGAGCCAACTGAGGGGTCGGTCTATAATTCATCCCCAGGGGAGGGGAGTTTATTGGACTATCAATGTAATCCAGGATAGCCTGCAAGAGGCATGCGGTggcttatttatttaaccaggtaggctagttgagaacaagttctcatttgcaattgtgacctggccaagataaagcatagcagtgtgaacagacaacacagttacacatggagtaaaccaattaacaagtcaacacagtagaaaaaaggggagtctatatacaatgtgtgcaagaggtaggcgaataattacaattttgcagattaacacgagtgataaatggtcatgtagagatattggtgtgcaaaagagcagaaaagtaaataaaaacagtatggggatgaggtaggtgaaaatgggtgggctatttaccaatagactatgtgcagctgcagcgatcggttagctgctcagatagctgatgtttgaagttggtgagggagataagtctccaacttcagcgatttttctatatatttttttgcaattcgttccagtcacaggcagcagagtactggaacgaaaggcggccaaatgaggtgttggctttagggatgatcagtgagatacacctgctacggatgggtgtttcCATCGTGAACTGAGAatgcggagctttacctagcatggccttgtagatgaccttaTTACAAGATTTTGTTGagctttagggtttagtgagtgttttgttccaaatacaatgctttcagtcatttcagtcgctgtagtagctgacgtgtagagtcatccgcatacacaTGGCTTTattcaaagtcagtggcatgtcgttagtaaaaatgtACACACGGTCCAAAAGGAATTTGGCTTCCACTCTAGCCCTAAGACTCTTTTACAAGTGACAGTCACTGGCGGGGTCTGAAAACACTACCTGTCGCCCTAAAATGGAACATGCATTGGCCGGGCCtccctcccgcgtggcaggcgagaccATGACTTACCACTGAACCACCAATGCTTAGATAGACTACAAAAAGTGGTTCCCAGCCTCAAACAATGCGAGTTTAGTGAGTGACTTGTTCCAAAAACAGCTTGTTAGGGAACAAATATTTCTCAAACTCCGTTGTGCCCATTTTCCGGTAAAACAGTCTTTCAAACAGTGTTGCAGGTGCCACAaaactgtaggacctgccttgttgatagtgatgttaagaaggtagagcatcgCATATTATGGCTTTACTACTAAGTCAGTGTTTTGAACATGTCGTTTAAAAATGTACACAAGGTCAAAAAATTTGCTTCCAGTTTCCCTAAGACTCTATTACAAGATTTAGTCACTGagctttagggtttagtgagtgtttcgttccaaatacaatgctttcagtcatttcagtcgctgtagtagctgacgtgtataatgTAGACTGAACATCCGCTTACACATGGCTTTacctcaaagtcagtggcatgtcgttagtaaaaatgtACACAAGGTCCAGGAATTTGGCTTCCGCTCTAGCCCTAAGACTCTTTTACAAGTGACAGTCACTGGCGGGGTCTGAAAACACTACCTGTCGCCCTAAAATGGAAcatgcattggccgggaatcgaacccgggcctcccgcgtggcaggcgagaccATGACGGGTTACTCCAaacagtttagtcatctcaacttgctcaatttcaacgtgacttattacaagatttagttgagcttaagggtttagtgagtgttttgttccaaatacaatgcttttagttttataaatatttagggctaacttactCCTTGctacccactctgaaactaactgcagctctttgagtgttgcagtcatttcagtcgctgtagtagctgacgtgtataatgTAGAGGCATCCGCATATacatggctttactcaaagtcagtgccatgtcgttagtaaaaatgtACACAAGGTCCAAAAGGAATTTGGCTTCCACTCTAGCCCTAAGACTCTTTTACAAGTAACAGTCACTGGCGCGGTCTGAAAACACTACCTGTCGCCCTAAAATGGAAcatgcattggccgggaatcgaacccgggcctcccgcgtggcaggcgagaattctaccactgaaccacCAATGCTTAGATAGACTACAAAAAGTGGTTCCCAGCCTCAAACAATGCGAGTAGAGTGGAGTGACTAAAAACAGAAGAACACCATTGTCAGGGAACAAGGAATTTCTCAAACTCCGTTGTGCCCGATTTTCCGGTAAAACAGTCTCTTcaaacagtagtcaaggtgccacaaaactgtaggacctgccttgttgatagtgttgttaagaaggtagagcatcgctttattatagacagacttctccctgtCTTAGCTACTACTGCGTCAATATGTTTTgaacatgacagtttacaatctagggttactccaagcagtttagtcatctaaACTTGCTCAGTTTCCCCGTgacttattacaagatttagttgagctttagggtttagtgagtgtttccttccaaatacaatgctttcagtcatttcagtcgctgtagtagctgacgtgtataatgTAGAGGCATCCGCATACacatggctttactcaaagtcagtgccatgtcgttagtaaaaatgtACACAAGGTCCAAAAGGAATTTGGCTTCCACTCTAAACTAAAAACAGAAAAACACCATTGTCATGGAACAAGGAATTTCTCAAACTCCGTTGTGTCCGATTTTtacgtagcaggcgtaaaagaaaGTTACAGCAaaattgatactgtgagatttcaaaactatgactagagagagactgtcaatgaatatagcaaagagctgctgtttttatgaaagagttcatgtttaagttcttactcagcactttcaacactttgtattcaacacttttataagccataaaaatGTGCCatcttcctatttccactcagtGCTACAACAAGCATTGCAGCAGTAATAGATGAGTAGGaaaatgtatatatatctataggctTACTATTAGCAGCTCAGgtctcacaaacttctacagatgcacaatcgagagcatcctggcgggcaactgctccgccctcaaccgtaaagctctccagagggctTTACGGTTgagcatcaccggggcaaactctCACATCATCAGGTTGCTGCTTTTCTAGAGCAGCAACCTTCCTCCTTTCAGAGAGCTCGTCTGGAGGCAAAGGCGAAAAGTTTGTGACCATTTTCAGAGTTGTTAAATGGGAACTTGACAGCTCGGTTAATAATCAGGTTTTTAAATTATAATTTGCATAACCTGTTACATCTGCGCGTGGAAAGCTATTGACAAAATGCAGCGCTTAGTCCTAACAGGCTTGCTCATGTAGCCATACGACCCGGATCACATGACTTCCCAGAAGGGCGGCTAGTCAAGCGCCGATCTGGAGATCTGTTTTGAACAGCACGTGCAAATAAATGGAAGCACTGTCAAATCTGTGGTTTGACATCTCACATAGGCAACGCCGACACACGCACCGAAACGTTTCACTACGTTATCTAGAGTAGACAACTCAAAAATAGTCCCCCCCCCACGTTTACATTTGAAATTGGATGCCACTTGTGTGCAATACACGTAATCACTAGCGAGGTTTCCATCTAATTTGCGACatattttcatgcgaatattctaaaatgtgctttaaaaaaaaattgtatttcCCACCAGAAATGCATTTCTACCAATCGGATTTATTGAGGATAGAAGTCTGTGAGCGATGGTGTAGTGGACATAACAATTACTTTTGTGGTTAAATTCCCATTTTACGTttgaaaaatacaagttaaatgggtttccatcgatggttttgtcacaaaatcTGTTATATAGCAACTGGGGTCTTGGCACGTGCGCTCCAGACAGCAGCTGGCAAATACAGTTCGGACAGGTTAACTACATTATGAAATGACATATAAGAGCAATATCCAttacacaatgcagatagtccggttagccaatgtgcgggagtactggatggtcggcccaattgaggtagtatgtacatgaatgtatagttaaagtgactatgcatatatgataaactgagtaacagcagcgtaacaagaggggttggtgggggcacacaatgcaaatagtccgggtagacatttgattacctgttcaggagtcttatggcttgggggtaaaaactgttgagaagccttttgtactagacttggcactccggtaccgcttgccatgcggtatagagagaacagtctatgacttgggtggctggggtctttgaccatttttatagccttcctctgacaccgcctggtgtagaggtcctggatggcaggcagcttagccccagtgatgtaatgggccgtacgcactaccctctgtagtgccttaaggtcagaggccgagcaattgccataccaggcagtgattcaaccagtcaggatgctctcgatgttgcagctgtagaaccttttgaggatctcaggactcatgccaaatccttttagtttcctgaggaggaat
This sequence is a window from Oncorhynchus gorbuscha isolate QuinsamMale2020 ecotype Even-year linkage group LG01, OgorEven_v1.0, whole genome shotgun sequence. Protein-coding genes within it:
- the LOC123999899 gene encoding uromodulin-like isoform X1 — protein: MALKFNLKVNCCGIYQVFLVLVIFCCDRVLGICTVTHCTDTTKCLLSLDKSNCKCAVGYYGDLCDKVATINVMCGKDYITIMVNEDFFQYYKVPMESLHLKNESCRAQKEVMSDVPYYIVRISKDQYVSCGGKPLEKNITHIAYALTLMSAPQVYGNIIRDPMIKIEYTCIYPYIRTVSLPYPIIPFSSETVMRMGELDAKVEMALFTDHTYTEAFQSSPLIHLRDRVYVEIKVVELEDVFHLRVNECWATQSPKPNQTDSSVHTLLRNGCVNDETVTFLNTTMGANGEASTIRYSFDMFRFVVEPHDLYLHCAVRLCSLDDDEPCIPECKSITKRAAVRGDPTHGLLSYGPIRIDIPDRPQSNLLLLMIPVAGIWVLGLFLLALITIAKAGNRRLSQLANR
- the LOC123999899 gene encoding uromodulin-like isoform X2 produces the protein MALKFNLKVFLVLVIFCCDRVLGICTVTHCTDTTKCLLSLDKSNCKCAVGYYGDLCDKVATINVMCGKDYITIMVNEDFFQYYKVPMESLHLKNESCRAQKEVMSDVPYYIVRISKDQYVSCGGKPLEKNITHIAYALTLMSAPQVYGNIIRDPMIKIEYTCIYPYIRTVSLPYPIIPFSSETVMRMGELDAKVEMALFTDHTYTEAFQSSPLIHLRDRVYVEIKVVELEDVFHLRVNECWATQSPKPNQTDSSVHTLLRNGCVNDETVTFLNTTMGANGEASTIRYSFDMFRFVVEPHDLYLHCAVRLCSLDDDEPCIPECKSITKRAAVRGDPTHGLLSYGPIRIDIPDRPQSNLLLLMIPVAGIWVLGLFLLALITIAKAGNRRLSQLANR